The Tachysurus vachellii isolate PV-2020 chromosome 25, HZAU_Pvac_v1, whole genome shotgun sequence genomic sequence attttctttagaggaaggTGTAACAGGTCATGTAATCACGTCAATTTCATGACACCGATGGCAGTAGATACACTGAATCAGTTCTCTGTTAGAGTTTTCTTGATCATCTGCCAAGACTgaaaagtgctgtgtgtgtgtgtgtgtgtttgcccatCTGTCCATGTTTTCTGTGTGTAAAACATACAATAGAATCAGGTATTATGGAAGAATGTATTAGggtgacatttttaaaacaatttcctGTATGTTCCTGTTTCTCAGACTAACTCTGAATCAAACTCACCTAGTGTACATGTCAGTTaactgaaggggaaaggacgTCGATATGAAAGACACACATACGTTTCTGGTAGCGGTTACTTTCTCATTGCGGTCACTTTATCTGTGACTTGCGAATTTGCaaaatctgttttgttaaaTTGTACAAAGCAAAAGGGTGAAGATTTGATAGAATGTGCTGTATATTATAGTCATTTTAGAAATTTCTAATTTATGGCTTCAACTTATGGCTTTATTAACTTAGATCATAAACTGCTGGAAGAATTCACTGAGCCTGAATTTCATTGTGTAGCAGACTTTCTTTCTGTACTTATGACaacaaactctttttttttgttttgtttctcttctcactcactcactcactcattttctaccgcttatccgaactacctcgggtcacggggagcctgtgcctatctcaggcgtcatcgggcatcaaggcaggatacaccctggacagagtgccaacccatcgcagggcacacactctcattcactcacgcaatcacacactacggacaatttttccagagatgccaatcaacctaccatgcatgtctttggaccgggggagaaaaccggagtacccggaggaaacccccgaggcacggggagaacatgcaaactccacacacacaaggtggaggcgggaatcgaaccccgaccctggaggtgtgaggcgaacgtgctaaccactaagttacAGTTTCCACTAAGATTCAGTTACATATTGGTGCATGCGTTTCAAAGCATTTAATGACAAGGCCATTCACATACTGTAAGCCCACCCTCAGAATAAACCCAAAAGTAATAGCACTTTTttcataaagtttttttttgttctttaaataaaagggGAGAAAGATAGAGGTGCCTAAGGCTTTTTTTCTAAGGTTGATCATCCAGAAGGTGAACAAAGCTAATATCATTCCGGACctcatcttttattttctcaggCTTTGTGATGAGTGGAAAAAATCGATTTAGGTGCAAAGGATCAAATCcacccaatcacacacatgAAAAGCACAAGACGTTATGCAGAGGTTCATAAGCATGCAGTAAAAAGGCAGCACTTGTGCTGAGGGGCCTATTGTGGTGTTTCCAAATATGATTTAATCAGTCATCTGCAGACAGCAGGAAAGACAGTGACAGCATAATTTATCTTTCCCTCTGCCCCTTACTTGCCTATCCCTCCACCTATCCTACTTTTCTCCCTCTCATTTCTTTATCCCTCTAGCACTTTAATGTTCCAGGAGTCTTTGTCCtggtctttttctttcctttcacaCTTGTTTTTCGGTCtgccagacaaaaaaaaacaatgagcaagcaagcaagcaagcataTGAGCTGGTGAATAAGACAAGCATCGCAGCTGAAAGTGCAAAGACTGACAGCAAGTCAACCAAACATGACAGGAAACACAGTAGCAAAGAGTAAAGAGACTGTAAAGCGACAAGAAACAAAATgggaatgataataataataataacttttagTACAGGGCAAAAAtgcatgaagaagaagaagaacaacaaaacagacTCAATCCTCAGTAAGAAATGCATGTGGGGATCAAAaagaggaggaaagaagatgAAAGCGGGACTAGTGAGAAATGGAAGTGCCTACATGATGTGATTTATGTCGCAGTGAAAGGCCCATTCCTGTGATTAGGCACTTTTGGCAGTAAATTGCTTCTGAGATTTAATGATGCAGAACTGAAGTTGGGTATGTGGCACTTTGTCAAAAAAAGAGTCAAGAAAAAGAGCATTGGTGCCTAATAGCATTTCCTGCCATTCTCTCGGCAGAAAAATGCTGGGGTTTGCACCATTGTGTCTTGCCAGATTGAAATTTAAACTGTATAAAGAATATTTCTGATGCTGCAAACGGATTTCAACAAAATAGCTGTGGGGTAAATATGATTTGACAAATTAGGTAAATTAACTTCCGTATGTgcgttggtggtggtggtggtggggagGCAAGGACTGAGTTAATTGACCAGTATGAGGATTGAAATGTGTGATCATTAGAAAAACATGACCAGACAAGAAAGATATTTAGTAATGTTTAAGGAAAGAACTATTAgattgaaatatttgtgataTCGTGATGCCAATTTATTGATTAGCGTGTTGCTCATTTCCTTGAGAAAGTTGCTTGCATGCTACATTGACATCACCGTGGGATATAACTACTGCCCCAAAACATAGAAACAGTGTAGAGAACAAAACGAATCAGATTAGCTACTGTAGTTAGCaagctatgatacagtatgatttGCACATATTCTGGCCTGAAATATTAAAGTTTGAAATCTTATGAGTTTGTTGAGGTGTGATAGCTGGATTGTCTAATTGACAAAAACACTGCtgcgtcattttttttttactcagagaTGAATTCCCACTGGTGCCACCATTAGCATGTAGACAATCAGCATGTAGTCAACCAGCAATGTGGAAACTAATGTGGTGACTAATATGTTGATGGAAGCTTTGGAGTATGGACTTTTACTTTCAGTTCTAATTTACTCCTGTCATAATCTGAAACTGAGTAAACACTCACATAGCAGTATTTTCACAGCTCTTAATCATGGCCCTGTGAGACCCACTTCTACATCTTTTAATAGCTAATATGCCATGTTCACTAAATGAATGGCCTGTTAATTAACCACTGAAATATTctactataatatactgtagaacaTATTAGAACTACTCATCTACAAGAACATAATGTGTCCCATACAATAATACTCCTGAAATATGATGCATTTCAGAAAATGTAGACTGAAGAAAGATATAATCTAAAGCTTATATAAGTTTGCACAATCGATACTGCACGTCTGTATTGTTTTCCAGTTATACCCATTCAAAGACAGATGCGTCATCAAAGCAGCCCTGAGAACTTTACTGCAGAAAGGTTGCGCTTTGATAATTCAAGAGATTTATCTTTGTCACTGTTACTTTTGCAAAATTCCTTAGAAGAAATATTAGAGAAGAGATAATACTggtaaggggggcacggtggcttagtggttagcacgttcgcctcacacctccagggttggaggttcgattcccgcctccaccttgtgtgtgtggagtttgcatggtctccccgtgcctcaggggtttcctccgggtactccggtttcctcccccggtctaaagacatgcatggtaggttgattggcatctctggaaaattgtctgtagtgtgtgattgcgtgagtgaatgagagtgtgtgtgtgccctgcaatgggttggcactccgtccagggtgtatcctgccttgatgcccaatgaggcctgagataggcacaggcccgaggtagttcggataagcggtagaagatgaatgaatgaatgaataatactgGTATTGCTTTAAACAAATAGAGTTGAATAGACAAGCATCGGAGATAGACGACCATCATACCACAGGTTAAGGAACGTCATGTTGTTTGAGAAGCAGGAGACATAAATTGAACTGTATATTGTCAAGTGGAATAATTGTCACTGTTTTAGGAAGACTTAAGATTAGATTTTACAAGACTGAGTGGATTTGTGCACACCAAAACTAGTCAAGACCTTTAGTAAGGACAAGTCAGACAAGAAGGTCTGGGGTGCCTTTGGCATTGTCAGCAGGGTTGAAGAACAGGTCTGTGCTCCTTGTGCTCCTTAGTGGAAAtgcatacaaagacattgtaTTCCAACTTGTTCATATATTTTTGGCCATGTAGTTTACATTCTGGTAAACGAAAACTGAATATTGCAATATTATTCTTTGGCAGTCCAGAGCAGGATCCCATGCTCTCACTGCTGTAACCTGGGTTCAATTCCTGGGCAGGGAACCAACCaagccactgaggggttaactctcaaTGCCGGTCCCAAGTCAGGAAGCTCATCTGGGATAAAACCAATGCCAAAATCAAATGTGTGGATTGGATGATCCTCTGTGGCATCCCTGAACAGGAAGTAGCTGAAGGACAACAGCATACTTTGGCATCTCTATTCTATTCATTAAACCTATTTCCCCACTGATGTTAGAGTTTCAAGGGCTAGGCTAGGACAAGGTCAAAAACCATTATGCAGAAAGTCAAGAACCAGGTAATCTATAACACATAGCAGGCTTAGTGAGTCTGGTGCGGTCATGCTTACAGGCTGTGATGTTAGTAGGTGTGACAACTATGGTGaggtttatgtttaaataatatgaGTGACTTTTATGTCAGGTAAAAAGCCAGGGACTGATCTGGATGATTTAAATAATcaaagtattcattcattcttgcTTATAACCATAATTTGGAAAATGCTGTGGAAAAAAGCCTGGAGTACAAACGTTTAAATTCTTAAACATTTATGTTTGCTGGATTAGTAGTGTCACATCAATGCCAGAATATGTATTCAACCACAAACAGTTAAGGCCATCATTAAACTGATCACAGCCACAGTATTTAAGGACTTCTTCACAGCTACATCACTGTGAAGGATACACTCTGTGTCTATATGACCAGATGATACCATCAAAccgtttacatgctgttttgcacacttttttttttactttttttgctctttgcacacactgtctaatcatTTCcatcgttttgcacatactgtacaatatttcagtcctTTTGCacgtactgtacaatatttcagtccttttgcacatactgtacaatatttcagtccttttgcacatactgtacaatattttagtcgttttgcacatactgtacaatatttcagtccttttgcacatactgtacaaaattttagtcgttttgcacatactgtacaatatttcagtccttttgcacatactgtacaatatttcagtccttttgcacatactgtacaatattttagtcgttttgcacatactgtacaatatttcagtcgttttgcacatactgtacaatatttcagtcgttttgcacatactgtacaatatttcagtcgttttgcacatactgtacaatatttcagtcgttttgcacatactgtacaatatttcagtcgttttgcacatactgtacaatattttagtcgttttgcacatactgtacaatatttcagtcgttttgcacatactgtacaatattttagtcattttgcacatactgtacaatatttcagtcgttttgcacatactgtacaatatttcagtcgttttgcacatactgtacaatattttagtcgttttgcacatactgtacaatattttagtcgttttgcacatactgtacaatatttcagtcgttttgcacatactgtacaatatttcagtcgtttgctgtttttgcacaaatcctaTACATTATCGCAGGGACCTACTGGtgagaaactgtgttcattctagtattactgcacgcaatattgtctgaacatacagtatttacactgatcggcgctgtttctgtttattgtcttttttgtattttgtaacttttcgtctgcactgtcttttgttctgcactgtcttttgttctgcattgtcttgttgtcttgtcctgcactgtttgcaccaggttgcacagttgcactttatgtggctaggactacttactagctctgactttgttttatgtagcaccacaatcctggagaaacgttgtctcatttcactgtgtactgcaacagctatatatatttgaaatgacaataaaagctacttgacttgacttgattttaGATTTCACATTTCAGACACTCTTTCACTTTAGTTCATTATCAGGTTTTGATCCTGATTCTGGTTTTTGACTTCTGCCTTGCTACGTTACTGCTGTTTCCCGATTACATGATCCCTCCTTGCTTAAAACTCCTTTCTAATTCTCTAGAATCCTATTTGACCTAATTCTACttgattatattttttacagtcGTAAAATGCCGTATTGTGTAAGACCGTGTATGTGAGCAATAAAATTTGGATTTGTTGTAACCTTTTCAAATAAAACCCTGCTGTCCGTTTCTGTTGgtcaacaaataaaaactatactttttactgtgttttaagAAGGTCATTTACGTATAGAAAAAGGTAAAGAAAGGTTCATCATTCTAATATATGTTAgttaatagattttattttttattaaaacttaatCTATAATTTCTTGGATCTGCAGAATTAAATAGGgcctgtggtagcctagtggttaaggtgttgggctaccaatcagaaggttgtgagttcaatcccaggtcccccaagctgccactgttgggcccttgagtaaggcccttaaccctcaattgctcagctgtctAAAAAAAacgagataatgtaagtcgctctggataagggtgtctgccagatgctgtaaatgtaatataagtGACCTGGATGAACTTTGTGAAAGAATCATTGCACGTTTTTCCGAGATACTTTGTCCAAATACGCTGCCTGACAATATCCCTAAGAAAAGGAACTTTTAATGTACGTTGTAAAATGTACTTTAATGCACTTTTGTTGACTTTTCCAAACTTTTCATTATATAAATCCTTTATAGAATTACAAAGCAGCAGAAAAAAAGCAGCTCAAGCCCCCTACTTGAGCTGCAGCAGAAAGCTCAGCACTAAAAAGGCTGTTGCTATATCGAACAAGCTGCCACTCAAACTGTCATGTGGTATAACCTTAGGACTGAAGACCGAAGCAAAACTGGAAATTGCAACATTTGGCATTGACTGAACTGAGAAGCAGAAAATGCAATAATAGCACAAACCTGACTGATGCTGATGTATATCAAACCCATATAAGCTCTCAGAAATGCCACGAGCACTTCTTAATAATATCATGTGTAAATTCATGACAAATTAATGTTTCAATACGGCTCTTATccgtgtgttgtgtttatatctgtcATCTGGCACCTGGTCACAGTAGATACATCAATGTCCTCTAACAAACAAATTCAACAGAAGAAATCCCTGACACTAAGCCTATATAACTAAAAGTATGAACACCTGATCAATCACACCTACATTTTCTTGCTGaaaatcccattccagatttagttccCCTTCGCAgttataataaccttcactcttctgggatggctttccactagattttgatACATGGCTGTGTGCACATCCAGTCACAGAACTAATAGGAAGGTCAAGCACTGATGTGAGACGAGAAGGTCTGGGGTGCAATCGGcattcagtggggttgaggtcagggctcccttgtacattgtcatgctgaaaaacGTTTGTACTTCTTGTGCTCCTTAGTGCAAACATTGTAGATGATTCTATGCTCTCAGCTTTGTGGCAACTGTTTGAGAATAAACTACATATCATGCGTGTCATGGTCAGATGcccatatacatttatttttatgatgtaTATAACGTAACCGCAGCTAAATTCTGGCATtgcaaaatattacaatattatacaaCGGCATCTTTATAATACTCATCGCTTATTTTTACACTGATGTTAGAATGAACAGAGATAAAAGAGCAGAGTGATAGACTTTTATCTCAGTTCATGACACAAGACAGCTCTGggtgataaaaaataatcaaagagTTAGCTCATTACTTATTGTACAGATAATTGTATGCGTAGAGGTAGGTGGGATGTTTTTTCTGTGAAATTACAATGAATTGTTAAAACCTGATTGGTTTCCCTTTCACATTTGTTGGTAAAAGCAAAGAGCATTTTTCAGAAATATGtactaaaatgtcaaaatttgGCTAAATTAGtgtctactctactctactctactctactctactttaatCTACTCTACTTTAATCTACTCCatgaaagtgaaaagtgaaagtgacgtgacatacggctaagaatggtgacacatactcagaatttgttctctgtatttaacccatctaaagtgcacacacacagcagtgaacacacaccggagcagtgggcagccatttatgctccggcgcccggggagcagttgggggggttcggtgcctttcTCAAGGCCACCTCattcgtggccggcccgagactcgaacccacaaccttagggttaggagtcaaactctctaaccattaggccaggACTTCCCCCTCCATTATGGTAAATCCAATTTTAAATCGAACTATATGTCAGATACATGAATGCACCTTGTGTTGTTTAATTGTTCTGActaaataaaagtcattttatgATAAAACTTCTTTAATTATCACATTTTCCTTCTTACCAAATCTACTTTTCCTCCTTGACATTCTTATGGTGCTACTGTACGCTTGGCTATTTCTATTACTTCGCACTCATTCATAGTAAACTAATCATTCGTTTCAGACACCGAAACACATTTGCACTGCACATTCTCTTATGCATAGATGTGCTTCTTAGTGTTGAGTACTTCTCCAGCTATGGAATAGATTTTCTAAAATTTTTCTAAAATATGTGACTATTCTTTAGATTATAGATTTGCTCAGAAGTACTGTCAGAAAGCTCTAAGGCATAGCAACCTGAGTGCCTGCTCTACGGAGACAAAGAGCTCTGTGACTCTTATTTAGACTGGTGAAAAAAAGAATGCTGGCAAAAAAACAAGTACCTTAGGGAAACTGCAGCCCCAGTAACTGTTCCAAGTAGCTGGAGTTCTGTGTGACTAGATTATGGATTTAGTAAAAGAGTGCTGACAAAATTCTCTAAAGCAGTGCCACCTGGTGACATCTACAAAAGGCTGAGTGAGGGAAAATATGGTTAGCCTCGCAGTTTACTGGTCTCTGGTTCAGTCCAGAGGTCtccttactgtctgtgtggagttatACATGCTCTTTCTATATCGGAATGGGTTTTCTCTTaccttccaaaaacatgccagtaaagTAGGTCATCAATTGGCTACATTAAGACTACTCTAATGCCCCTTGGCATGAAAGAGTGTATGCATCACACCCTGTGATAGACTGGTGTGTTTCCATAATCATCACGACCTTGACCAAGGTAAAGTGCTTTCTAGTGATGTATGGATTTATTCACTGACTTTCGAGAAGGACACCTCTCAGTTTGTTGCAGTTTAAGAAACTATCCTTGAATGCCCCATTGACTGCTGATATCTGATTAATACGATAAGTTTGTACATAATATTACTCATGGCTGCACCCAACCAGTAAACAAATTCATTTCATGCCTGTGGCATTTGGCCAAATGACATGTTGGACCATCATAACAAACATTtgattaaactatttatttattacggTGTACACTGGAAATCATATGATACAGTAAttctgtcttatttttttttttttagatcaaacAGCAGCAATGACAAGATACAGAGTTTACAAGATTACATTAAATTTATTATCATGACATTATCTTACAGGTCACAAAATGTTTGGCTCTAacaaaataagagtaaatacaAAGTCTCTGGAACATAGATAATTCAGACAAGTGCAGTTTATACACACCTTAtgttgttaaaatgtattttttaaatgcattttccgTTAGAAAGTACAGTACATAAATACTATTGAAGGTTTTAGACCTTTGAATAGATTGAAAACtgtattattgcattattacaACTCTGTATTATAGTCTAATAAGTCAGTCTTTCACCTCACCTAACTGTACTGAAAGATAGAATAGAGTATGCTTTAGTTTAAGGACACAACAAATCACTTTCTTGCTTACacttcattatactgtatatccttcCATTTCATTTCCATACATGCCCAAATCTATACGTTTTTGCACTCTGACATTACCTCTGGTTCTCAGATATCGATGAAAATAACCTCTCAATCCTGCTTTATGACATGCAAATAATGTTTGCAGTGCACTAATCGAAATGGACTTGGGTCAAATTGCTATTTGACCAAAAATTAATATCTAGGATTAagccaagttaaaaaaaaaatcccatcatTTGAACTTAAAGAAGTTACGATTTTGGAGGGAGGTCGATGCTTCACTGCACTgccatttacatacagtaaatagcAGATAGACATTCAAACAATTATAGTATGAAATAAATGAGAAGACAAGCAAGACACTAAAACCTTTGGCCAAGTCGAAAACAAACATCAAAAAGTGCTAGTCCAATAGCACTTAAAAGTACCAAGGATAGACCTCTTAATTTCTCTATTATGTCACATATTTGTCGCAATTCCCTTTTagatttgttgttttcttcacaACACCTAGCTAGCAATACCAGGGTGATGCTGAAGATCCTGATGGGGGAACAGAGGCTGTGGCGTAGGGTGAATTTGCAGACTCCTGCCAGCTACCATGGCTGCTGGGGTAAGCATGGAGGGGAGCAATGAGGCATGTGGTGAGGGGTGAAGTGTTAGGCCAGCAATGTGAGAATGAGGATGTGTATGGTGAAGGGGTGCTGCTGAAATAAGGTGGAGAGGGTGTGTTGCCAGCATTACTGCAGGAGAAGCTGGGTAGAACACAGTAGGAAATGGAAGAGGGGTGAAGTGGGACTGTGAGAGAGTGGGACGGAGAGGAGGCTGGGCAGATGGGGAATTGCGGGATGCCAAACAAGCTGAAGGACAGGAGATAAAGGAACTGAAAGCTGATAGTGATCCGTGCTGATGTATGGTGTACGAGAGACAGGGAGCTGGGACAGTCTGATTTGAAGGCTCTGGACCAGGAATAGGTAGTTGGTCCATCTGAGGAACAAATGAACTTCTTGGCATGTCATGTTGCTCTTGGAGATGTTTCTGCTGCATATGCTGCTGGGCTTGAAGTTGAAGAAGTCTGTACTTGTCCATCTCTTCTTCAGTGAATGTTATAGGTTTCTCAGTCAAGGGAGGGATCAAGCAACTCTGTGGTGGATTGTCTGGTGATTTGTCTGATGTCTTTTCCAGAACTCTGAAGTTTTCATGAGCCATGGacctctctttctgtgtgtctgagctTGAACAAAGTGCCGCTGTTTTTTGATCAGTTAAAGATGGACCTAATTGGGACGAGGTTGAATTTTGTGTAGCTATATGTGAACTTTTCAAAATTTCAGATTTTGAATGATCATTTGGATATGTATTTACTTGGTCAAAACTGCTACTGCTACCTTTGTCTTTATGAATTCCTGCCTGTCTTATTCCTTTCTTTATCGAGGGGAGTTTACCAATCAAGGGAAGTGAAAGAGTACATATTCTGGTGTTTGCCAATTTTTTATCAGGTGTTGTGCTTTGCTTTGTCAAATCACTGCATTTGGAGTTTTGTGCAACAGGTTCCAGCTTTCCTCTGAAATCAGTTTGGGTGTCTGATTGCACTGTCTCTGATTGATCAATAGATGTTGAGGTTGGTGACTGACTCTTTTCTTTTGGTGTGTGTTCTCTTGAATGAGAATGCTTTGTCCTGGCAGATCTCTCTGTTGGCCACTTTAAGTCTCTCTGCCCAGAATTGGATAGCTTAATATAAGTGCGGCAATCTCCACTAATGTCTGAAACGCTGGTGATACTAGATGAAGCAGGACTATGTCTGAGCATAGGACTGGATTGCTCATTCCCCCTGTCATGTCTCACCACTGATCTTAACCAGAACTTGTTTCTTCGTTTATGCCTTCTAAGATAAGGGCTTGGTCTCTCGCACCACCAGTTTCGTTCTGTGTCATGTGGATCATCACCATCCTCAAAGActctataaaaacaaaatctttttGTAGAAGGGTTACGGCAGTCTCTATATCTGTTCTCCCTGAGGTGTCTTTTATGCCTTCTTATGCTGTATCGCTGCTTTATGATACTGTCACATACCCCATAGTAATTCCTTTCCTTGTAGAGTTCTGAGTCTCTGTAATTGCAGTATTCCTCTCTGGGTTCAGTATCTTTGTCTTGGCTGTCTAACATGTGCCCGTAACCATAGCATGGGAAACTGTAACTAGATTTTCTGATGTAAGAGCAAGGCTGGCTATATTCTCTCCTCCTGGGATAGTAAGGAGCTGATGCAGAAGAAGTACATTGTCTGTCCCATTGACAAGCAGGCCAGTCCCCATCAGACCTCAATTCCGACAAGACACCCCATGAGCTCGGCTTGAGTGGGGTCACATTAGCATCCCGTTTAGATTTGCAGACGTTGTCACACCACTGGTAATTTTCTCTACTCCCTACAGAAGACTCTATGGTAGCATGCAAAAGAGCCTTGCGCTTTGCCAGGCGTAGAGCTGGAGGCAACCTCTGACGCTTCCGTCTACGGCATCGTGGGGCAGAA encodes the following:
- the LOC132840256 gene encoding G patch domain-containing protein 8, with protein sequence MACYYLVISSTHLSNGHLRSIKGVFRGPLCASGGAESPDYAGKEKAITKTLENLKANFYCELCDKQYNKHQEFDNHINSYDHAHKQRLKELKQREFARNVSSKSWKDERKQEKALKRLHQIALLKQQRDGDQEKKIDLIATGQDKQQEKIRLNSSDKSGEKNILCHNQNHSSPSPDLTTKIAQSAPVLTNQCSLRVKCSSLLAQSPKGHRDAKAGVSFCFSKRAHLKLDSCASVFTDGLDETSDQQEFQRHQQKLALQGLLSQSPSHTQDDHHVPLDPMPLNNSPQRDLQTDQPNEEGSLEMQVMYCTIEPQSQSCPDSQGSEVGKQPARSKDKAANNGQTPRHEMTFDGLMEKSSLKNPSLDGNNNMALGQLNAQYSKQDLVKSSKKDDLMTGDCLAAGDLDNKTFLNVLGKDGTKLKWPCELVQYTSDEPRVSYSCNPFFLNFKCPEGKEKGTGAEKTDVCTISDQPSRAKEQSPNVSKVNLGILKPKKHKHRRRGRIRVCKIDAVRGHRVTCALSNFSQSPAERQFEFNSMPASKLRIKQKYAEKRKKLRNRKALKDEPQLNLKSIIVNPFSAPRCRRRKRQRLPPALRLAKRKALLHATIESSVGSRENYQWCDNVCKSKRDANVTPLKPSSWGVLSELRSDGDWPACQWDRQCTSSASAPYYPRRREYSQPCSYIRKSSYSFPCYGYGHMLDSQDKDTEPREEYCNYRDSELYKERNYYGVCDSIIKQRYSIRRHKRHLRENRYRDCRNPSTKRFCFYRVFEDGDDPHDTERNWWCERPSPYLRRHKRRNKFWLRSVVRHDRGNEQSSPMLRHSPASSSITSVSDISGDCRTYIKLSNSGQRDLKWPTERSARTKHSHSREHTPKEKSQSPTSTSIDQSETVQSDTQTDFRGKLEPVAQNSKCSDLTKQSTTPDKKLANTRICTLSLPLIGKLPSIKKGIRQAGIHKDKGSSSSFDQVNTYPNDHSKSEILKSSHIATQNSTSSQLGPSLTDQKTAALCSSSDTQKERSMAHENFRVLEKTSDKSPDNPPQSCLIPPLTEKPITFTEEEMDKYRLLQLQAQQHMQQKHLQEQHDMPRSSFVPQMDQLPIPGPEPSNQTVPAPCLSYTIHQHGSLSAFSSFISCPSACLASRNSPSAQPPLRPTLSQSHFTPLPFPTVFYPASPAVMLATHPLHLISAAPLHHTHPHSHIAGLTLHPSPHASLLPSMLTPAAMVAGRSLQIHPTPQPLFPHQDLQHHPGIAS